Proteins found in one Borreliella valaisiana VS116 genomic segment:
- a CDS encoding peptide ABC transporter substrate-binding protein — MNFNKIEKIGKKIKMVMLFMLAASLIACNSNSEKEKLTFKVYIGGAPSSLDPHLVDETIGARILEQVFSGLLTLNTKTGKLKPGLAKNWEVSKDKKTYQFYLRDNLVWSDGVSITAEGIRKSFLRILNKATESAHVDMLKSIIKNGQEYFDGKVSDSELGIKAIDSKTVEITLTSPKPYFLELLLHHSFMPVPIHVIEKYKGNWTNPENMVTSGPFKLKKRLPNEKIIFEKNEHYYNAKEVELEELVYITSDNDLTVYNMYKNNEIDAIFNSIPPDIVNEIKLQNDYYQHKSNAIYLYSFNTKIKPLNDVRVREALTLAIDRETLTYKVLNDGTVPTREITPNLENYNYGKKLTLFDPEKSKKLLTQAGYPNGKGFPTLTLKYNTNETHKKIASFIQNQWKKILNINIMLTNENWPVLTNSRNTGNFEIIRIGRIGEYLDPHTYFTIFTSENSQLASYRYSNLEFDKLIKESDFEKDPIKRKKILRKAEEIIIEKDFPAAPIYIYSGHYLFRNDKWTGWNPNVSEVYYFSELKPINNAKRN; from the coding sequence ATGAACTTTAATAAAATTGAAAAAATCGGTAAAAAAATTAAGATGGTAATGCTATTTATGCTTGCCGCGTCTTTGATTGCATGCAATAGCAATTCAGAAAAAGAAAAATTAACATTTAAAGTATACATAGGGGGAGCACCTTCGTCACTTGATCCACACTTGGTAGATGAGACAATAGGAGCAAGGATCTTAGAGCAAGTATTCTCAGGACTCTTAACATTAAATACCAAAACTGGAAAGCTTAAGCCTGGGCTTGCTAAAAATTGGGAAGTCTCAAAAGATAAAAAAACATATCAATTTTACTTAAGAGATAATCTTGTTTGGAGTGATGGAGTTTCAATTACTGCTGAAGGAATAAGAAAATCTTTTTTAAGAATTTTAAATAAAGCAACAGAATCTGCACATGTTGACATGCTTAAATCAATAATAAAAAATGGACAAGAGTACTTTGATGGAAAAGTATCTGATTCTGAACTTGGAATTAAAGCAATTGATAGCAAAACAGTGGAAATAACACTAACATCTCCAAAACCCTATTTTCTTGAATTACTTTTACATCACTCATTCATGCCAGTACCTATTCATGTTATTGAAAAATATAAAGGAAATTGGACAAACCCTGAAAACATGGTTACCAGCGGTCCTTTTAAATTGAAAAAAAGATTACCTAATGAAAAAATTATATTTGAAAAAAACGAACACTATTACAATGCAAAAGAAGTAGAGCTTGAAGAGCTTGTCTACATTACATCTGACAACGATCTGACTGTATACAATATGTACAAAAACAACGAAATTGATGCTATTTTTAACAGCATCCCGCCGGACATTGTAAATGAAATAAAACTACAAAACGACTATTATCAACATAAAAGTAATGCGATTTATTTATACTCATTTAATACAAAAATAAAACCCCTTAATGATGTTAGAGTTAGAGAAGCTTTAACGTTAGCTATTGACAGAGAAACTTTAACTTACAAAGTGCTCAATGATGGTACAGTTCCCACAAGAGAAATAACCCCTAATCTTGAAAATTACAATTATGGCAAAAAATTAACTCTATTTGATCCTGAAAAATCTAAAAAGCTTTTAACACAAGCTGGTTATCCGAATGGGAAAGGATTTCCAACACTAACGCTAAAATATAATACAAACGAAACTCATAAAAAAATTGCTTCATTTATTCAAAACCAATGGAAAAAAATTTTAAATATAAATATTATGCTTACTAATGAAAATTGGCCTGTTCTTACCAATAGTAGAAATACGGGTAATTTTGAAATAATAAGGATTGGACGCATTGGGGAATATTTGGATCCACACACATATTTCACTATATTCACAAGCGAAAATTCACAACTTGCATCGTACAGATATTCAAATTTAGAATTTGATAAACTCATAAAAGAATCAGATTTTGAAAAAGATCCTATAAAAAGAAAAAAAATACTCAGAAAAGCAGAAGAGATAATAATTGAAAAAGATTTTCCTGCCGCACCAATATACATATATTCTGGTCACTATCTTTTCAGAAACGACAAATGGACTGGGTGGAATCCTAATGTATCAGAAGTTTATTATTTTTCTGAATTAAAACCAATTAATAATGCAAAACGCAATTAA
- a CDS encoding ABC transporter permease, with protein sequence MNSLEKQNEKSNSKLERRAWSRFKENKLAFGSLFVIGFYILIAILQPILPIYKYHTQIVEHSDLPPSFQAAGELWYNKEKKFIEKLAKKEKREINEEELKKLEDIKIKIENEVQMIDKKEVKIHKRVYLLGTDNLGRDLLARLIQGSQISLSVGFIGAFLSMIIGTILGSIAGFFGGLPDKIITKTIEILYVLPYLLIVIILMSIMERSIIGLFIALAFVSWLTVARVVRGQVQSLSSSEFIQASKTFGATNQRIILKHLIPNSIGMIVIFTTIRVPSFIMAEAFLSFLGLGISAPMTSWGELVQNGIATFVEYPWKVFIPAIVMTIFLLFMNFLGDGLRDAFDPKDSI encoded by the coding sequence ATGAATAGCCTTGAAAAACAAAATGAAAAAAGTAATTCTAAACTCGAAAGAAGAGCTTGGTCAAGATTCAAAGAAAATAAACTGGCATTCGGCAGTCTTTTTGTAATTGGATTTTATATCTTAATTGCTATTCTACAACCAATATTGCCAATATATAAATACCATACTCAAATAGTAGAGCATTCCGATTTACCACCATCTTTCCAGGCTGCTGGAGAACTATGGTACAATAAAGAAAAAAAATTTATTGAAAAATTAGCAAAAAAAGAAAAAAGAGAAATAAATGAAGAAGAACTAAAAAAACTAGAAGACATAAAAATAAAAATAGAAAATGAAGTTCAAATGATAGATAAAAAGGAAGTAAAAATACACAAAAGAGTGTATTTACTTGGTACAGACAATCTTGGAAGAGATTTGCTTGCAAGATTAATACAGGGCAGTCAAATCTCTCTTTCTGTAGGATTTATTGGGGCTTTTTTGTCTATGATAATAGGAACTATTCTAGGTTCAATAGCAGGATTTTTTGGGGGATTGCCTGATAAAATAATCACCAAAACAATCGAAATTCTTTATGTGTTGCCCTATTTGCTTATTGTAATAATACTAATGTCAATAATGGAAAGAAGTATAATAGGATTATTCATAGCACTTGCATTTGTATCGTGGTTAACAGTAGCTAGAGTTGTGCGAGGCCAAGTACAATCATTATCAAGTTCAGAATTTATACAAGCATCCAAGACCTTTGGCGCAACAAATCAAAGAATAATATTAAAACACTTAATACCTAATAGCATTGGAATGATAGTTATATTCACAACAATAAGAGTTCCAAGCTTTATTATGGCTGAAGCTTTTTTGTCCTTTTTAGGACTTGGAATTTCAGCTCCAATGACAAGCTGGGGAGAATTAGTGCAAAATGGAATTGCTACATTTGTTGAATATCCATGGAAAGTTTTTATTCCAGCTATAGTTATGACAATATTTCTATTATTTATGAACTTTTTAGGTGACGGGTTAAGGGATGCATTTGATCCAAAAGATAGCATCTAA
- a CDS encoding peptide ABC transporter substrate-binding protein: protein MKYTKIALMLTIFSLIACTNSIAKEKIVFRVSNLNEPSSLDPQLSTDIYGSNIIINLFLGLVVKDSQTGKYKPGLAKSWNITGNGTIYTFHLRENIVWSDGVAITAEEIKKSYLRILNKKTAALYANLVKSTIKNAQEYFDETVSESELGIKAIDSKTLEITLTSPKSYFPDMLTNSAYIPVPMHIVEKYGENWTNPENIVVSGAYKLKERLINDKIVIEKNEKYYNAKNVEIDEVIFYPIEGNVAYNMYINGELDFLQGAEKSNLEEIKIRDDYYSGLKNGVAYIVFNTTIKPLDNSKVRQAISLAIDRETLCKIVLKGSSEPTRNLTPKFDDYSYGKNLILFDPENAKKLLAEAGYPDGKGFPTLKYKVSGRDQKGAEFLQEQFKKILNIKIEIENEEWTTFLGSRKTGNYQISSLGWLGDYFDPLTFLESLLTTENHFFGAYKYSNKEYDALIAKSNLEFDPIKRQDILREAEAIIVEKDFPMAPLSIPKSHYLFRNDKWTGWMPNITESYLYEDIKTKK from the coding sequence ATGAAATACACAAAAATAGCTTTAATGCTAACTATTTTTTCTTTAATAGCCTGCACCAATAGTATTGCAAAAGAAAAAATAGTTTTTAGAGTGTCAAATTTAAACGAACCATCATCACTTGATCCTCAGCTTTCAACAGACATTTACGGTAGCAATATTATTATAAACCTATTTTTAGGCCTAGTAGTAAAAGATTCACAAACTGGAAAATATAAACCGGGACTTGCAAAAAGTTGGAATATTACTGGGAACGGAACTATTTACACATTTCACCTAAGAGAAAATATAGTTTGGAGCGATGGAGTTGCCATTACTGCTGAAGAGATAAAAAAATCTTATTTAAGAATTTTAAATAAAAAAACAGCTGCATTGTATGCTAATTTGGTAAAATCTACAATAAAAAACGCACAAGAATATTTCGATGAGACGGTATCTGAATCTGAGCTTGGCATAAAAGCTATTGACAGCAAAACCCTAGAAATAACACTAACATCTCCAAAGTCTTATTTCCCCGATATGCTAACAAACTCAGCATACATACCAGTTCCAATGCATATTGTTGAAAAATATGGAGAAAATTGGACAAATCCCGAAAATATAGTTGTTAGTGGCGCATACAAACTCAAAGAAAGACTAATTAACGATAAAATCGTAATAGAAAAAAATGAAAAATATTATAATGCAAAGAATGTAGAAATTGATGAAGTGATATTTTATCCAATAGAAGGTAATGTAGCTTACAATATGTACATAAACGGTGAACTCGATTTTCTGCAAGGAGCAGAAAAGAGCAATTTAGAAGAAATTAAAATAAGAGATGATTATTACTCAGGATTAAAAAATGGAGTGGCATACATAGTATTCAATACAACCATAAAGCCACTAGACAATTCAAAAGTTCGACAAGCCATCTCACTTGCTATTGATAGAGAAACTTTATGTAAAATAGTTTTAAAAGGAAGTTCAGAGCCAACAAGAAACCTAACTCCAAAATTTGATGATTATTCTTATGGAAAAAATTTAATATTATTTGATCCTGAGAATGCAAAAAAACTTTTAGCTGAAGCTGGATATCCAGATGGGAAAGGATTCCCTACATTAAAATATAAAGTCTCAGGGAGAGACCAAAAAGGAGCAGAATTCTTACAAGAACAATTTAAAAAAATCCTAAACATTAAAATAGAAATCGAGAACGAAGAATGGACAACATTTTTAGGAAGCAGAAAAACTGGAAATTACCAAATTTCAAGTTTAGGGTGGTTAGGAGACTATTTTGATCCTTTAACATTTTTAGAAAGCTTACTTACAACAGAAAATCATTTTTTCGGAGCATACAAATATTCTAACAAAGAGTATGACGCTTTAATAGCAAAATCTAATTTGGAATTTGATCCAATAAAAAGACAAGATATTCTAAGAGAAGCCGAAGCAATAATAGTAGAAAAAGATTTTCCTATGGCACCCTTATCTATACCCAAATCTCATTACCTTTTCAGGAATGATAAATGGACAGGGTGGATGCCAAATATTACAGAAAGCTATTTATATGAAGATATTAAAACTAAAAAATAA
- a CDS encoding 1-acyl-sn-glycerol-3-phosphate acyltransferase, with the protein MFVQNESFDKYFKDMESDFVSQFKSVENVNYLDKSYRNADLNSRKLVDRMIERLLEDRSTIVGMQNILELYQKVKSGKSSIILMEHYSNFDFPCFQFLLYKMGYHEIADHIIPIAGVKLFRDNLFVKTLSLGYNAILVYPPHSFVGVGAEHARQRRVFNANSMKYIYEKKNSGYIILIFPTATRYRKGRPETKKIILEICNYFKIFDYYLMIGINGNVLEVSEDGDMSHDVFKRDSLIYNADKVISIVEYREKILNTLKDCHTEVTKEILGLKIAEDLENRFNALHTEGFEVYKKNF; encoded by the coding sequence ATGTTTGTACAAAATGAAAGTTTTGATAAATATTTTAAAGATATGGAAAGCGACTTTGTAAGTCAATTTAAGTCTGTTGAAAATGTTAATTATTTAGATAAATCTTATCGTAATGCAGATCTTAATAGTAGAAAGTTGGTAGATAGAATGATAGAGCGACTTCTTGAGGATAGATCTACTATTGTTGGTATGCAAAATATTTTAGAACTTTACCAAAAGGTCAAATCCGGTAAGTCTTCAATTATATTGATGGAGCATTACAGTAATTTTGATTTTCCTTGTTTCCAATTTTTACTTTATAAAATGGGTTATCATGAGATTGCAGATCATATTATTCCAATAGCCGGAGTTAAGCTTTTCAGAGATAATCTATTTGTTAAAACTCTTTCTTTGGGATATAATGCAATACTAGTGTATCCACCGCACTCATTTGTTGGGGTTGGTGCAGAGCATGCTAGGCAAAGACGTGTTTTTAATGCTAACTCTATGAAATATATTTATGAAAAGAAAAATAGTGGATACATTATACTCATTTTTCCTACAGCTACTAGATATAGAAAAGGAAGGCCCGAAACAAAAAAAATAATTTTAGAAATTTGTAATTATTTTAAAATTTTTGACTATTATTTAATGATTGGAATAAATGGAAATGTTTTAGAAGTTTCTGAAGATGGAGACATGTCCCATGATGTTTTTAAAAGAGACTCCCTTATATATAATGCTGATAAAGTTATAAGTATTGTTGAGTATAGGGAGAAGATTTTAAACACTTTAAAAGATTGTCATACAGAGGTTACAAAGGAAATTTTGGGGTTAAAAATTGCTGAAGATTTAGAGAATCGATTTAATGCGCTTCATACAGAAGGGTTTGAAGTGTATAAAAAGAACTTTTAA
- a CDS encoding ABC transporter ATP-binding protein: MEQENILEIKNLSIEFRLKHTTIHPVSNINLSVKRGEIRAIVGESGSGKSVTSMAILKLLPELTTVYKSGEILFENQDLLKLSEKELLKIRGNKISMIFQDPMTSLNPFLRISTQLEETIILHQKLGKKEAKEKAIEMLKTVGVVNAEERIKHFPHQFSGGMRQRVMIAMALSCHPSLLIADEPTTALDVTIQEQILLLIKNLSKKFNTSTIFITHDLAVVAEICDTVSVMYQGKIVEEGTVEEIFNNPKNPYTIGLLKSILTLEHDPNKKLYSIKENPIKITKTSTGEF, from the coding sequence ATGGAACAAGAAAATATATTAGAAATAAAAAATTTATCAATTGAATTCAGATTAAAACACACAACAATTCATCCCGTAAGTAATATTAACCTATCTGTAAAAAGAGGAGAAATTAGGGCTATTGTTGGAGAATCTGGAAGTGGAAAATCCGTAACAAGCATGGCTATTTTAAAATTATTACCAGAACTTACAACAGTATATAAAAGTGGAGAAATACTATTTGAAAATCAAGATTTGCTAAAACTTAGCGAAAAAGAACTTTTAAAAATCAGAGGGAATAAAATATCAATGATATTTCAAGACCCAATGACTTCGCTCAACCCATTTTTAAGAATATCAACTCAACTTGAAGAAACAATAATTTTGCATCAAAAATTAGGAAAAAAGGAAGCCAAAGAAAAAGCAATAGAAATGTTAAAAACCGTTGGTGTTGTAAACGCAGAAGAGAGAATAAAACATTTTCCTCATCAATTTTCAGGAGGAATGAGACAAAGAGTAATGATTGCCATGGCGCTTAGCTGTCATCCATCCTTACTAATAGCAGATGAACCGACAACAGCCCTTGATGTTACAATCCAAGAGCAAATATTATTATTAATCAAAAACCTCTCTAAAAAATTCAATACTTCTACTATATTTATAACACATGATCTTGCAGTTGTTGCTGAAATTTGTGATACAGTATCTGTTATGTATCAAGGAAAAATTGTAGAAGAGGGAACAGTGGAGGAAATATTTAACAACCCTAAAAACCCTTACACTATTGGACTTTTAAAATCAATTCTTACACTAGAACACGATCCAAATAAAAAACTTTATTCAATAAAAGAAAATCCTATTAAAATCACAAAAACCAGTACTGGGGAGTTTTAA
- a CDS encoding ABC transporter permease, with the protein MLKFTLKKIIGMIPTLLAIIFLCFFVMRMAPGSPFDSEKPIDPQVKARLMEKYHLDKPFYIQAFYYISNVFKGDLGPSLKKKDLTVNQYIKLGFPKSLTLGVISLIISLSIGIPIGILAAIYKNNYIDYIITSIAILGISIPLFVIGPILQYFFAIKWGLFYTSGWITERGGFSNLILPIITLSMPNVAIFARIIRGSMLEIIQSDFIRTARAKGLSFRKIVIKHMLRGAMLPVVSYIGPAFAAIISGSVVIEKIFRIAGMGMFITESALNRDYPVLMGGLLVYSIILLISILISDIIYKMLDPRV; encoded by the coding sequence ATGTTAAAGTTTACTTTAAAAAAAATAATAGGAATGATACCAACTTTACTAGCAATAATTTTTTTATGCTTTTTTGTAATGAGAATGGCTCCTGGAAGTCCATTTGATTCTGAAAAACCCATTGATCCTCAAGTAAAAGCACGATTAATGGAGAAATATCATCTTGATAAGCCTTTTTATATTCAAGCCTTTTATTATATTTCAAACGTTTTCAAAGGAGATCTAGGACCTTCTCTAAAAAAGAAAGATCTTACGGTTAATCAATACATAAAATTAGGATTTCCAAAATCACTTACACTCGGAGTAATATCCCTCATTATATCACTTTCAATAGGAATACCAATAGGAATATTAGCTGCTATTTATAAAAATAATTATATAGATTATATAATAACATCAATAGCAATATTAGGAATTTCCATACCATTATTCGTAATAGGACCAATTTTACAATACTTTTTTGCAATTAAATGGGGCTTATTTTACACCTCTGGATGGATTACAGAAAGAGGAGGATTTTCAAATTTAATTCTACCTATAATAACTCTTAGTATGCCCAATGTAGCTATTTTTGCAAGAATAATCAGAGGCTCAATGCTAGAAATAATACAAAGTGACTTTATAAGAACTGCACGTGCAAAAGGACTAAGCTTCAGAAAGATAGTTATAAAGCACATGTTAAGGGGAGCAATGCTACCTGTAGTAAGTTATATAGGTCCAGCATTTGCTGCTATAATTTCTGGAAGCGTAGTTATTGAAAAAATATTTAGAATTGCTGGAATGGGAATGTTTATAACAGAATCCGCACTAAACAGAGATTACCCAGTATTAATGGGGGGATTATTAGTATATTCAATAATACTGCTTATTTCTATATTAATATCAGACATTATATATAAAATGTTAGATCCAAGAGTATAG
- a CDS encoding peptide ABC transporter substrate-binding protein, giving the protein MKLQKSLFSIIFFLTFLCCNDAEKKEGVSFKISLGAEPSSLDPQLADDNVASKMIDTMFRGLITGDPNTGGNKPGLAKSWDISSDGTVYTFTLREKITWSDGVEITAEGIRKSYLRILNKETGSKYVEMVKSAIKNGQKYFDGQVSDSELGIRAIDEKTLEITLESPKPYFIDMLVHQSFIPIPIHITEKYGQSWTSPENMVTSGPFKLKERIPNEKYVFEKNDKYYNSNEVEVQEITFYTTNDNSTAYKMYENKELDAIFGSIPPDLIKDLKLRSDYYSSAVNAVYFYAFNTQIKPLDNVKIRKALTLAIDRETLTYKVLDNGTTPTRRATPNFSTYSYAKNLELFNPEIAKTLLDEAGYPNGNGFPILKLKYNTNEANKKICEFIQNQWKKNLNINVELENEEWTTYLNTKANGNYEIARAGWIGDYADPSTFLRIFTQGYTQFSSHNYSNPEYNELIKKSDLELDPIKRQDILRQAEEIIIEKDFPIAPIYIYGNSYLFRNDKWTGWNTNISERFDLSQLKLKK; this is encoded by the coding sequence ATGAAATTACAAAAATCATTATTTTCAATAATATTTTTTCTAACTTTTCTTTGTTGTAATGATGCGGAAAAAAAAGAAGGAGTATCATTTAAAATAAGCTTGGGGGCAGAACCAAGCAGTCTTGACCCTCAATTAGCAGATGATAATGTCGCATCAAAAATGATAGACACAATGTTTAGAGGGCTTATTACAGGAGATCCTAACACAGGAGGAAACAAGCCGGGGCTTGCAAAAAGCTGGGATATTTCTTCTGATGGAACAGTTTACACATTTACTCTAAGAGAAAAAATTACCTGGAGTGACGGAGTTGAAATCACTGCAGAAGGAATTAGAAAATCTTATCTTAGAATTTTAAATAAAGAAACCGGATCAAAGTATGTTGAAATGGTTAAATCAGCAATTAAAAATGGTCAAAAATATTTTGATGGACAAGTATCTGACTCTGAACTTGGAATTAGAGCAATTGACGAAAAAACATTAGAAATAACACTAGAATCACCAAAGCCCTATTTTATTGACATGTTAGTACACCAGTCATTTATTCCAATACCAATTCACATTACCGAAAAGTACGGACAAAGCTGGACAAGCCCTGAGAACATGGTTACCAGTGGTCCTTTTAAATTAAAAGAAAGAATTCCTAACGAAAAATATGTGTTCGAAAAAAATGATAAATACTACAACTCAAACGAAGTGGAAGTACAAGAAATTACATTTTACACAACAAATGATAACTCAACAGCATATAAAATGTATGAAAATAAAGAATTAGATGCAATCTTTGGCTCCATACCACCCGATTTAATTAAAGATCTAAAATTACGAAGCGATTATTACTCATCAGCTGTTAATGCCGTATACTTTTATGCATTCAACACACAAATCAAACCACTTGACAATGTTAAGATTAGAAAAGCTTTAACTCTTGCTATTGATAGAGAAACACTCACATATAAAGTTCTTGACAACGGAACTACTCCTACAAGAAGAGCAACTCCTAACTTTAGCACATATTCTTATGCAAAAAATTTAGAATTATTTAATCCTGAAATTGCAAAAACCCTTCTGGATGAAGCTGGTTACCCTAATGGAAATGGATTTCCTATTTTAAAATTAAAATATAATACAAACGAAGCAAATAAAAAAATTTGTGAATTTATTCAAAACCAATGGAAAAAAAATTTAAATATTAATGTAGAACTTGAAAACGAAGAATGGACAACTTACTTAAACACCAAAGCAAATGGAAATTACGAAATAGCAAGAGCAGGATGGATAGGCGATTATGCTGATCCTTCAACATTTTTAAGAATATTCACACAAGGATACACACAATTCTCATCTCACAATTACTCAAACCCAGAATATAACGAGCTTATTAAGAAATCTGATCTTGAACTTGATCCAATAAAAAGACAAGACATCTTGAGACAAGCAGAAGAGATAATTATTGAAAAAGATTTTCCAATAGCACCAATATACATATATGGAAATAGTTACCTTTTCAGAAATGACAAGTGGACAGGCTGGAATACCAATATTTCAGAAAGATTTGATTTATCTCAACTAAAATTAAAAAAATAA